The following are encoded together in the Triticum dicoccoides isolate Atlit2015 ecotype Zavitan chromosome 6B, WEW_v2.0, whole genome shotgun sequence genome:
- the LOC119323992 gene encoding histone H2B.2-like, giving the protein MAPKAAEKKPVATAEKTTAGKKPKAEKRAPASKEAGGEAKQRGRKKGSKAKKSVETYKIYIFKVLKQVHPDVGISSKAMSIMNSFINDIFEKLAGESAKLARYNKKPTITSREIQTSVRLVLPGELAKHAVSEGTKAVTKFTSS; this is encoded by the coding sequence ATGGCACCTAAGGCGGCGGAGAAGAAGCCGGTGGCCACGGCCGAGAAGACGACGGCGGGGAAGAAGCCCAAGGCGGAGAAGCGGGCGCCGGCGTCcaaggaggccggcggcgaggcgaAGCAGCGGGGCAGGAAGAAGGGCAGCAAGGCGAAGAAGAGCGTGGAGACGTACAAGATCTACATCTTCAAGGTGTTGAAGCAGGTGCACCCGGACGTGGGCATCTCCTCCAAGGCCATGTCcatcatgaactccttcatcaacgACATCTTCGAGAAGCTCGCCGGGGAGTCGGCCAAGCTGGCCCGCTACAACAAGAAGCCCACCATCACGTCCCGGGAGATCCAGACCTCCGTCCGCCTCGTCCTCCCTGGGGAGCTCGCCAAGCACGCCGTCTCCGAGGGCACCAAGGCCGTCACCAAGTTCACCTCCTCCTAG